Genomic DNA from Bacteroides zhangwenhongii:
TTCATAATATTTATTTTTAAAAAGAAAAGAAGATACTTCCTATACACAAAGATCCTACCTTTCTTTCTAACTATAATTTATTTCTGTTAATTGCCTATTATGTCAGTATAATTAAAATCTGGTCTTACCCCAAGCACTCGAATATATTCTGCACAGAAATTTTCATAACATTGTTTTGCCAGACCTTTTTTACCTAAATGATAAAGAGCGTAACACTTATTTTGTATAGCAGTTTCGTCTGTCGAATCACAACTTAACATTGTTTCTGATAACTTCAGTAAAAGCATCAAGTCTTTGCTCTTTTTTACAAACTCATAAGCATCCAATAACACATCTGATAATAAAATCAGATATTCAGACTTAAATTTATCTGCCCATTCTTCTGTAATATCAGGTAATAACTCTCCTCTACTCCCTAATTCGGCAATTTTATTTAATAGTCCTACATTTATTTCACTGCCTTCCTTTACCATTCTCAGTAAGTCGCAAATCTCAATATAATCACAATTCACTGATGAATCTATTGTCATATACCAATAACTGTTCTTATAGGCAATATTGATTCCGCCAATTTCCTTTAATAACAATCGGAGTTTACTTATATTCACATTTCTGTTATTAGTAGCATTACTCTTGTCCATATCCGACCAAAATATTTCATTTAGTTGTTCCGAGGTTATGCCATTAGCATTTTTATAGGAATATAACAACATATATACAAACAAACTACGTAATATAAGAGTAAATCGAGAAGTTATATCATGCCCTTCCGAATCATTTACCTGAAAACCTCCCAATAAACGAATAAAAGAGGGCTGAATTAATTCTTTTTCCTTCACTTCTACAGTATAAAATGAGTTTTCATCTCTTCTTACAACATTTTTCTGCTTTCTCTTCCATAATATAACTAACACTGCCAATGTTCCCCCAATTCCAATAATCAAAATCAACCATATCCAACCTGTTGAATGCTTTTCAGGAACAGATTGAAGTACGTCTGATAAGTGCAAAACAGGATACCCTAATGTATATACCTCGACACAAGTTTTTCCGATGCCATCCTGATATGCTAAAACAGTAACTAATTCAGTGGTACCTTGATTATAAAATAAAGTACAATAAGAACTGGTATCATGAAACTGATATGGTATAGAATCTGCCATATATGTTCGATCTGGTTTTTCAATTCCAAAACAGTTCAATCTGATTTGAGAAAATGCTCGATCATTAGCAAAAGAAAGTGCATAAATATGCTCTTTATCAAGATCTACTACCATTGCATTTCCAAATGCTTCCACCTTTGCATTAGAAAAAGTCCACAATTTTTGACTGCTCATCTTCTCAACATCTATGCAATGAAGATCATAATAATTCTCTGGGTTCCCTTCTTGTTTACCAGATTTGCTACCATACCCTCCTAACAATAAAACCTTATTATTTCCCAAATATCCCATTGCCGCTAAATAACGAGGTTCAATCAAATGAGCAAGATCCTTTTGCTGCCAAGATATTGAATCAATGGAATGCATGAACAAGACCGAACTATAACGATAAAATCCATAGCCACCAAAAAGTATAACTTTTGCCAAATCAGGAATATAGCAGCTACTATGATGCAGATACGAAAGAAGTATATCAGGAATAGCTCTTTCCCATTCATTTTTTTCAAAACTATAACGATTCAGTCGTTCTTGTTCTGCACTATAGGAAATCAACTCATCATGAACCGAATCATATACTAAACTGGAAGCAGCTGTAAAATAAGGATGCCCAGTATTTACAATAACAGTATCCAATCGTTCCCGTTCTATGGAATATTGGTAAATAGTATCCTTTAAGGCTATAAACACCCCCCCATCTGTCGGACGTTGATATGGAGCAAATTGAAGAGAAGTCCCCGGTATAATAAACGAAGCTTTTTTTCTCCACCGAATATGATGATCTATTTCCCAAATCCCATTTCGTACTGTAGCCCGGGAAGATTTAACCTCATCATAAACTTCATTATCTCCATGTTGTAATAAAGTCCATTTTCTCAAGAGTTCTCCTTTCAGATCTAAAATCCTTACATTACGCAAACTCATCGGAGCCACATCTGTACTTGGAAAAGATTGCCCGGTATGTAACCCAAAAGCTATACGAACATTATTCAATTGCGGCAACTTCACGGGAATACTCCATTCTTTTTCATTTAGAATACAGACAATTAATTGCTTTTTATAGTTTAACTTAAGTTCTACTTGAAACCAATCCGAACTATTGAATTTAGGAATCGAATCTAAGTGTGATATATCTACCAGACTTTGATTTCCTTTCATCAAAAATAATTGGCTGTGGCTCCATCCTTTATTGGACAACAAGTCAATATTTAATGTATCATTTAAAATAACACGAACAATATACCCATAATTATGCTCTTCATTGCGCAAATGAACATCAAAACCCAATGAAAAACCATCATGAAAAGAAAGTGGAGTATTCGGAGTTAAATTTAGCTCCGTCCGCTTTTCCGGAATCACTCTGTGAGCCTGGAAAAAGAGCCCTGTATTTGCCCTAACATACAGGACATTACATAAAAAAAATAACAGTAATATACAAACAATTGTACTTTTATTATTCATAGATTTTCATTATAAGAGAAACAAAAATATAGAATTATTTTTATATTAAATGTTAAATCATTCTTTTTCAAGGTAGCATTGCCAAATTTCATGTTTCTAGCTTATATGTACCATAAATTAAACCTCTTAAAATTATTAAAACAAGCCTTCCAGGAATACCCATATAAATATTAGGTAGTTTGGTACAAATCACGTAAATTTGTGCCTCAAATTGAAATAACAATATAAATCACTATAAATAAAAACTTTATCACTATGGAGTACAATTTCAGAGAAATTGAAAAGAAGTGGCAGAAAAGGTGGGTGGAAGAGAAAACCTACCAAGTTAAGGAAGACGATTCAAAGCAAAAATTTTATGTACTAAACATGTTCCCTTACCCGTCAGGAGCCGGACTACACGTAGGACATCCGTTGGGATACATTGCTTCGGATATTTATGCCCGTTACAAACGACTGCAAGGCTTCAATGTACTCAACCCGATGGGATATGACGCATACGGTCTGCCCGCAGAACAATATGCCATCCAGACCGGACAACACCCCGCTATCACTACTGTCAACAATATCAATCGCTACCGCGAACAGTTGGACAAGATCGGTTTCTCTTTTGACTGGAGCCGTGAAATCCGTACCTGCGATCCGGAATATTATCATTGGACACAATGGGCTTTCCAAAAAATGTTTAATAGCTACTATTGCAACGATGAACAAAAAGCACGTCCAATCGAAGAACTGGAGAAAGCTTTTGCAAGTCAAGGAACTGCAGGATTGAACGCTGCTTGCAGCGAAGAACTTAGCTTTACCGCTGAAGAATGGAATGCCAAGAGTGAAAAGGAACAGCAGGAAATCCTGATGAACTATCGCATTGCCTATTTGGGTGAAACGATGGTAAACTGGTGTGCCGAGCTAGGAACTGTATTGGCAAACGATGAAGTAGTGGACGGGGTCAGCGAACGTGGCGGCTATCCTGTCGTTCAGAAAAAGATGCGCCAATGGTGTCTGCGTGTATCCGCATACGCACAACGCCTGCTGGACGGATTGGACACTATCGACTGGACTGATTCACTGAAAGAAACTCAAAAGAACTGGATAGGCCGTTCGGAAGGTGCCGAAATACAATTCAAAGTAAAAGACAGCGATCTTGAATTTACTATCTTTACTACCCGTGCAGATACGATGTTCGGCGTTACCTTTATGGTATTGGCTCCGGAAAGCGAACTGGTAGCACAAGTCACTACTCCCGAACAGAAAGCGGAAGTAGATGCTTACCTCGACCGCACCAAGAAACGTACGGAGCGCGAACGTATCGCCGACCGTAGCGTTACCGGTGTATTCAGTGGAGCGTATGCCATCAATCCGTTTACCGGTGAAGCAGTACCTATTTGGATCAGTGATTACGTATTGGCAGGATATGGAACAGGAGCCATCATGGCTGTACCCGCTCACGATAGCCGCGACTATGCTTTTGCCAAACATTTCGGATTGGAAATCCGTCCGTTGGTAGAAGGGTGTGACGTTAGCGAAGAAAGTTTCGATGCAAAAGAAGGTATCGTCTGCAACTCTCCGCGCCCGGACGTAACTCCTTACTGTGACCTTTCTTTGAACGGATTGACTATCAAAGAAGCCATTGCAACAACCAAGAAATATGTGAAAAACCATAACTTGGGACGTGTGAAAGTAAACTATCGTTTGCGTGACGCTATCTTCTCACGCCAGCGTTATTGGGGAGAACCGTTCCCTGTCTATTATAAAGACGGAATGCCCTATATGATTGACGAAAGCTGTCTGCCATTGGAGCTTCCGGAAGTAGCTAAGTTCCTGCCTACCGAAACAGGCGAACCTCCATTGGGTCACGCTACCAAATGGGCGTGGGATACTGTAAACAAATGTATCACAGAAAACGAGAAGATCGACAATGTTACCATTTTCCCGTTAGAATTGAATACAATGCCCGGATTTGCCGGTTCTTCCGCTTACTATCTCCGTTATATGGATCCACGTAACCACAAAGCATTGGTTGACCCGAAAATAGACCAGTACTGGAAGAACGTAGATCTCTACGTAGGTGGTACCGAACATGCTACCGGACACTTGATTTACTCTCGTTTCTGGAATAAATTCCTGCATGATATAAACATTTCCGCTGTAGAAGAACCGTTCCTGAAATTGGTAAATCAAGGCATGATTCAAGGACGCAGCAATTTTGTATATCGTATCAAAGATACCAATACATTCGTTTCTCTGAATCTGAAAGATCAATATGACGTCACTCCGATCCATGTCGATGTGAATATCGTATCCAACGACATTCTCGATCTGGATGCATTCAAGGCATGGCGTCCTGAATATGCAACGGCAGAGTTTATTCTGGAAGACGGAAAATACGTTTGCGGATGGGCAGTTGAAAAGATGAGCAAATCCATGTTCAACGTAGTAAATCCGGATATGATTGTAGACAAATACGGTGCGGATACACTTCGTATGTATGAAATGTTCTTAGGTCCGGTGGAACAATCCAAACCTTGGGATACCAACGGAATAGACGGGGTACATCGCTTTATCCGTAAATTCTGGTCATTGTTCTACAGTCGTACAGACGAATATCTGGTAAAGGATGAACCTGCAACGAAAGAGGAACTGAAGAGTTTGCACAAACTGATTAAGAAAGTAACGGGAGACATCGAACAGTTCTCTTACAATACTTCTATCAGTGCATTCATGATTTGTGTAAATGAGCTTTTCAATCTGAAATGCAGCAAGAAAGAGATATTGGAACAGCTTGTTGTCGTTCTTGCTCCTTTTGCTCCCCACGTTTGCGAGGAGTTGTGGGATGTACTCGGACACAAAACTTCCGTATGTGATGCCGAATGGCCTGCATACAACGAAGAATATCTGAAAGAAGACACAATCAACTATACCATCTCTTTCAACGGAAAGGCACGTTTCAATATGGAATTTGCAGCAGATGAAACATCGGACGCTATTCAAGCGGCTGTATTGGCTGACGAACGTTCGCAAAAATGGATCGAAGGCAAGACACCGAAAAAGATTATCGTTGTCCCGAAGAAGATTGTAAACGTCGTACTTTAATTTGTCTCACCACAGATTACACGGATTTACACAGATAAATCACGAATTAATAAATCTGTGATAATCTGCGGTAATCTGTGGTGAAACTATCATATAAATCTACTTTTATGTATAAACTGGAAAAGGCGGAATTAATGAGAGAAGTGAAAGATTATATCTACATTACTCTCGGATTGATAAGTTATTCTTTGGGATGGGCGGCATTCTTACTACCCTACCAGATAACGACCGGTGGAACTACCGGTATCGGAGCTATTATTTATTATGCAACCGGATTTCCGATCCAATGGTCATATTTTATTATCAATGCAGTTCTGATGACATTTGCCATCCGTATGCTAGGTCCCCGATTCAGTATAAAGACTACATACGCCATCTTTATGCTGACATTCCTGCTTTGGCTTTTTCAGTTGATAGTCAACAATTATGTAGTGGCACCGGATATGACACTGGACGGCAAACCGTTATTGCTTGGACCCGGACAAGATTTCATGGCTTGTATTATCGGAGCAGCCATGTGCGGTGTAGGTTTGGGCATCACTTTCAATTATAACGGAAGTACCGGTGGAACGGATATCATTGCAGCCATCGTCAACAAATACAAAGATGTATCACTCGGAAGAATGATCATGATCTGTGACGTAGTTATCATCAGTTCCTGCTACTTTATATTCCATGACTGGCGCCGTGTTATCTTTGGTTTTGTCACACTGTTCATTATTGGTGTCGTATTAGACTGGATTATCAACAGTGCCCGTCAATCGGTTCAATTTCTTATCTTCTCAAAAAAATACGATGAAATAGCCGACCATATCATAAAAGATACCAATCGTGGGGTAACGGTACTCGACGGCACCGGATGGTATAGTAAAGGCGATGTAAAAGTATTGGTGGTACTCGCCAAGAAACGCCAGTCATTAGACATCTTCCGCATGGTAAAACGTATCGACCCGAATGCATTTATCTCACAAAGTTCCGTTATCGGAGTATATGGAGAAGGATTCGACAAGTTGAAATAATCAGTTGATTGTTATTGAATAACTCTATTGAAATAAAAAAGAATGATGAAACGCAAACTTGTATTTGCCACTAACAATGCCCATAAACTGGAAGAGGTAGCAGCCATTTTGGGAGATCAAATAGAATTGTTAAGCCTGAATGATATCGATTGCCACACAGATATTCCCGAAACAGCCGATACATTGGAAGGAAATGCGTTGCTGAAATCTTCCTTTATCTACAACAACTACGGTTTGAACTGCTTTGCGGACGACACCGGTCTGGAAGTGGAAGCATTAGGTGGAGCTCCCGGAGTCTATTCCGCACGTTATGCAGGTGGAGAAGGACATGACGCGCAAGCCAATATGCTTAAACTGCTCCACGAGTTAGAAGGAAAGGAAAATCGCAAAGCACAGTTCCGTACTGCTATCTCATTGATATTGGACGGTAAGAATTATCTTTTCGAAGGAATAATAAAAGGCGAGATAATCAAAGAGAAACGGGGTGAATCAGGCTTTGGATATGATCCTGTCTTTCAACCGGAAGGTTATGACAAGACTTTTGCCGAACTAGGAAATGATATAAAAAACAAAATAAGTCACCGTGCATTAGCCATACAAAAGCTCTGTGAGTTCTTACAACGCTAATAATCCATATTCCAACAATATATAAAGCACAGTAATTCACTCTGCTTGCTCATTAATTATATACTTCATACATCACGAAAAAGAAGTTTATAAATGCGGAGTTGGTAGTACAGCCAGTAAAGATAAAATAACCTGCAAAGACTATTTTATCTTTACTTTTAATATTCTCCTATATTTTATTCTGCTTTGATTTCAATAACACGACTATTCAACTGTCGTGTAGTGAAAACGTTCAAACCGACATTCATCAGATATTCACCGGAGAAAAGCTGACCATTATCTTTCAAAGAAGAACTACTACCAGACATCATGTTAATTTCCTTCACACGATACATCTGATCCGAATTCAGTCCTTGTAAACGGACAGGTAATGTTTTTTCTCCATAACGAGGATGAATATCAAAAGCAAAAACCACGGCTGTTTTCTTATCTTTCCCCACATACATGGAAGAAGTATGGTTGCTGCCATAAGGAGAAACAAGACGATACAAATCACCATCAAGAATAACAGGCTTCAAGCGATTATAGTTCTTGACTGCCTGAACACAATACAAGTGATCGCTCTGACTCATATCATCCAACTTAATATCAAATCCCAATTTACACATCATAGCAACATCCGTACGGAACTTAATGCTGGTTCCACGATTCCAAGTGGTAACATGAGCACACAGTGTTTTACTGGGAAATACCTGCGAAAATCCCCATTGAATAAAAAGACGTTCGATAGGATCAGTATTGTCGCTTGGCCAAAACTCTGTAAAATATTTCAAGGCTTCATAATCAGAACGTCCGCCACCACCGGAACACAACATCATAGGAAGATCAGGGTACTTCGCCTTGATTCTGTCCAACACTTTATAGAGTCCACGCACATAATCAATATACAAATGAGACTGGTTTTCTTTCAGATACATTGAATAAATGTTTGTAATAGGACTATTGCAATCCCATTTGAAGAAAGCAATACCCGGATACTTGGTCATCAACTTATCTACCACGCCGAATACATGATCCTGCACTTTCGGATTACTAAGATCAAGCACCATTTGGTTACGGAAATAATATTCATCACGGTTAGGCAGATGAATCACCCAATCTTTATGGTTTTCATAAAGCTCGCTCTTGGGATTCACCATCTCCGGCTCTATCCACAAACCGAATTTAATGCCTTTCTTTTGTGATTCTTCGACAAGACGTCCGATTCCGTTCGGAAGTTTGTCTGCCGTTTCTTCCCAGTCACCCAATCCCTGACGGTCACTGCTACGAGGATACTTATTAGCAAACCAGCCGTCATCCAACAGAAACATATCCACTCCCAATTTGGTAGCCTCATCTATCAGACCGATCAGTTTATTTTCATCGAAATTAAAATAAGTCGCTTCCCAATTATTTAATAAAGTCATGCGTGTTTCACCACCCTTCTTTACCTGATGATTGCGTGCCCAATCATGAAAACTACGGCTGGCCTCACCCTTACCCTGACAACTATAAGTGAAATAGAAATCCGGAGTACGGAAAACTTCGTTGGCGGGAAGTTTATATTCAGAAGCATACGGGTTAATACCACTGATGATGCGCAACTCGTTTTTATTGTCCACCTCGAAAATAAAACGGAAATTGCCTGTCCATCCCAAAGTACCTACAAGCACTTCACCTGCATTCTCCTGTGAAGGATTACCTAAAGACAGTTGGAAGAAAGGAGAAACAAACAAATTGGCACGTGTGCCCAATTTTGTATCCACCACTTTCTTACCAAAATCCAGTTCCCTTTCAGTTATATTGGCTTCATGTGCCCAGTCACCGGAAAATTCAGTCAGAAAATATCTGCTACTATTCAGGTGCAGCATGGAAGAAGCGTATTTGCTGAGGATAACAGGTTTCTTCTCCTGATGGTTGATTTCACTGAAAGTACGGATGACATTCTCTTTGCCGTAAGCTATATAATGAAGCTTCACCGTAACGGGGTATTTATCATCCTTGAGTGTAATCACCGTCTCGTTGACTCCGTCACCTTTCGGTTCGTTCGAATGCTCCACATACTTAAGAAGCAATGAAGAGTTGTTATCATTATGCCGCATGTGGATAGCCGGTTCAAAGTAATCTTCCATACCATGAGTCAGATAAGCTTCGGTTCCCTGCGGAAGAAATTGTATATCAGAGTCATGGTTCAGTCTTTTACCAAGATACTTCTGATACAAACGCCCGTTATCCCCCACCTGATAGATCAGGCTGGTCCGTTCTGTTTCTATCTTAATTAGAGGCCTATCGGAAGCCTGTAAAATAGAAACAGAACCCAATAACAAAAAAAATAAGAATGATTTTAGTTTCATAGTATATTAGATTCTAAATTTTATAATCCCAGCTTAGCCGAAATCTCCAACATCCGTTGAATCGGCTTCACAGCTTTCTTCGCTACCTCCGGATCCACCGTAATTTCCGGTGATTCATTCTTCAGACACTCATACAGCTTCTCTAACGTATTCAACCGCATAAAGCTACATTCATTACAGCCGCACGTACTATCATTCGGAGGAGCGGGAATAAACACTGTTTGCGGACACTTCTTCTGCATCTCATGCAAGATACCTGATTCGGTAGCCACAATATATGTATTTTCGGGATGATTCACGGCGTATTTCAACAGGGCAGCCGTAGAACCTACTACATCCGCCAGTTTCAGTACCGTACTCTTACATTCGGGATGTGCCAGCACCAATGCTTCGGGATGTTGTGCTTTCAGCTCCACAATCTTTTCAACAGAGAACTGTTCGTGCACATGGCAGGCTCCGTCCCAAAGTAACATATTGCGGTTCGTAACTGAGTTGATATAATTTCCCAAATTCCTATCCGGACCAAAAATTATTTTCTCATCTTTGGGGAAGCTTTCCACGATCTGCTTCGCATTAGTGGAAGTCACCACTACATCCGTTACCGCTTTCACGGCAGCTGTCGTATTGACGTACGAAATAACGGTGTATCCGGGATGCTCTTTGACAAACTGCGCAAACTTATCCGCCGGACAACTGTCTGCCAACGAACAGCCTGCCGCCATATCGGGAACCAATACTTTTTTCTCCGGACAAAGAACCTTTGCCGTTTCACCCATAAAGTGAACACCGCACATCACGATGATGTCTGCTTTCGTTTTCGCCGCCCATTGGGCCAATGCCAAACTGTCACCAACGTAATCGGCGATATCTTGTATCTCACCCTTCTGGTAGTAGTGCCCCAGAATGATTGCATTCTTCTCTTTCTTCAGCTCGTTTATAGCTTTTATTAGTTCATTCATTATTATATTCTTTTTTCCTTCTTTTAAAAAAAATCCTTTGTTAGTGATGATAGCCTGTTAATAATGTTAGCAAATAAATACGATTTTCCTTGCCTGATAAGTTATTAGTTCATACTTCTGCTTTATGAGTCCGTTATAAACTGAATAAATAAGAAGATATCTTATCCTACTTGCTTTATTATCAATGGAAATATCCCCAAATTGAAGTTATATATTAACTCCCTGTTGATAAAGTGCAAAGTTAAAAACTTTATGGATATAAACAGGCAGATAAGTGCTGAAAAATATGTTTATGTCTGTGTAGAAAGTTTAGAGTTTATTTTTTGGAATGTTCATAAAGAAGCCTCCTTATATCTTCTTTTGAATAATGCAAGAATTATTTTTCAAAATCTTTGCCGATAGTTTTGACAGGTTTTAAACCGTTATCAACATCTCTGTTAACAGAAAAGAGTTACCTTTGCGACAAGAACGCAATATAAAGGAAACAAGAACATCATATAAAGAAAAGACGTATGCGTAAACTAAAAATAACAGAGTTGAACCGTATTAGTGCCGAAGAGTTCAAACAAGCCGAAAAACTGCCTTTGGTAGTGGTGCTGGACGATATTCGTAGTCTGCATAATATAGGTTCCGTATTTCGTACATCGGATGCATTCCGTATTGAATGTATCTACCTTTGTGGCATAACGGCCACTCCTCCACACCCCGAAATGCATAAGACGGCTTTGGGGGCTGAGTTCACTGTCGATTGGAAGTATGTTAATAACGCTGTTGATGCGGTTGATAACCTCCGGAAAGAGGGGTATGTTGTCTATTCCGTAGAACAGGCGGAAGGAAGCATTATGTTGGATAAGCTCGAATTGGATAAGACCAAAAAATACGCCATTGTGATGGGAAATGAAGTGAAAGGAGTGCAGCAGGAGGTTATCAACCATTCGGATGGCTGTATAGAAATTCCCCAATACGGAACCAAACACTCCTTGAATGTTTCGGTAACCACCGGGATTGTCATTTGGGATTTGTTCAAGAAACTACGTTAAGAACACAATTCCGTATTGGTTAATAAATGGTTGATAACTGGTTTATTATTTAGTTAATTCTCTGATTATTAAAGGTTTTTATTTTGTTAATAACTATCCGGTAACTTTAATGTGAATAGCTGTTAGAACAGTTATTAATAAGTTGCTTGTCAGTTGTTAATAGCTGAGTTTTCAACTGTTAATACTTGACAGGTCAGTTATTAATACTTGAAAACTCAATTATTAATAGCCGGCAATTCGGTTATCAACAGTTGAGTTAATAGCTTCTGTGAATTAGTGGATAATGTATCAGATTTGTCCGTTCTCCACCATCAACACCACACGTTCTGTTAGCTTGTCCTCTCCTTGCGGATCATATTCCTTTTTCAGGCTAGCACCGAACAATGCGGCAAATGCCTGATAGAATCCTGCTTTGAAAGGTCCCATAAATGCTTTCACCAGTTCATAACTGGTTTGGTTACTTTGGCGGTCTATTAGCTTTATCAACAATTTCCCTTGTGCGAAAGAGAGTTTTTTCATTCGGGCGGTATATTGCTCTTTCAACCCTTTTTCTACTCGTTTGATGTGTTTTTGGCGTGCTTTTTCATTGGGCAGAGTTTGAAGATATTCGTAAGTTTCGATGATAGCCTGGTTGATTTCTTTAGAGATAGGATATACCTTTTTCACGTTGCGTATGAGGCGATAGTACTCTCTACGTTCTTTTTCATTCTTGAATTTCAGCGGACGGAAGATATACACAGTTCTTAACTGGACACATGGAATCGTATCTCCATTGTAGATACACATGGGAACCAAGTATCCATTGATGCTTTGCTTTTCCTGCGCCTGCGTTTTCAGCGAATAGCAAACGATGGCAAACAGTGTCATTACTACTATGTTAAGCCTTCTTTTCACGGTACAAAAATAGAACTAAAATTTTATTATTTAGTCTTTTCACAAAGATGTTAACCTATTTAAAGTATCTTTGCGCCCTTGTCTGCAAAGAAAGCAAGGAATAAAATACTTTTTATTGATGAAAACTACTCAACTAATCCGGTTGATAAGTATTATAAACAGCTTGTTCATAATTCCTGCTTGTAGTGCTCAAAACCCCACTGAAAGTCTTTTAGAGGATATTCTCGAAGATTTATCTGTTAATAATGATATTGATAACTCTGTGAATACCTTGAATTTGGAAAATGAATTGGAAGAACTTTCCAGCCGTTTGAAAGAACCGGTTAATTTGAATATCGCCACTCGTGAACAACTTGAACAATTTCCTTTTCTGAGCGATATTCAGATCGAACATTTGTTGGCATATATCTATATTCACGGACAGATGAAAACCATTTATGAACTTCAGTTGGTAGAGGATATAGACAGGCAGACTATCCAGTATCTATTGCCTTTTGTTTATGTAGAAGCTATTAACAATGAACCTGCTTTTCAGTGGAAAACCATGTTGAAAAGTGCAGCTAAATATGGTAAGCATGAAGTGCTAACCCGCATGGATATACCGTTTTATAAGCGTAAAGGTTATGAACATACCTATCTGGGACCTTCTGTTTATAACTCTGTGAAATATGGTTTTCGATATAGTGATCGGCTTTATGCGGGAGTGGTTGGCGAGAAAGATGCGGGAGAGCCTTTCGGAGCTTTGCATAATCGGTACGGCTATGATTATTATTCTTTTTATCTGCTGTTGAAAAACTGTGGTCGGTTGAAAACATTAGCTGTTGGTAACTATCGGTTAAGTTTCGGTCAAGGGCTAGTGGTTAGTACGGATTATCTGATGGGGAAAACGATCTATGCTTCTTCTTTCAATAATCGTAGTGGTGGAATAAAGAAACACTCTTCTACGGACGAATACAATTACTTTCGGGGAGTGGCGGCTACGGTGAGTGTAGATAATCATTGGGATGTTTCCGCATTTTATTCACATCGGAAAAAGGATGGAGTGCTAACCGACGGAGAGATTACATCTATTTATAAAACCGGACTGCATCGGAGCCGGAAAGAAGCGGATAAGCGGAACTTGTTCACATTACAGTCGGCAGGTGGAAATATAACTTATCAACAGAACCGTATCAAGTTGGGTATCACCGGTATTTACTATGTTTTCAACCGACCGTATGAACCGGAATTAACAGGCTATTCCAAATACAATCTTCATGGGAATAACTTTTATAACTTGGGAGTAGATTATGCTTATCGCTGGCATCGTTTTTCTTTTCAGGGAGAGACGGCGATGGGAAAACAAGGTTGGGCTTCTTTGAACCGTTTGCAATATTCACC
This window encodes:
- a CDS encoding RNA methyltransferase; the encoded protein is MRKLKITELNRISAEEFKQAEKLPLVVVLDDIRSLHNIGSVFRTSDAFRIECIYLCGITATPPHPEMHKTALGAEFTVDWKYVNNAVDAVDNLRKEGYVVYSVEQAEGSIMLDKLELDKTKKYAIVMGNEVKGVQQEVINHSDGCIEIPQYGTKHSLNVSVTTGIVIWDLFKKLR
- the nadA gene encoding quinolinate synthase NadA, which gives rise to MNELIKAINELKKEKNAIILGHYYQKGEIQDIADYVGDSLALAQWAAKTKADIIVMCGVHFMGETAKVLCPEKKVLVPDMAAGCSLADSCPADKFAQFVKEHPGYTVISYVNTTAAVKAVTDVVVTSTNAKQIVESFPKDEKIIFGPDRNLGNYINSVTNRNMLLWDGACHVHEQFSVEKIVELKAQHPEALVLAHPECKSTVLKLADVVGSTAALLKYAVNHPENTYIVATESGILHEMQKKCPQTVFIPAPPNDSTCGCNECSFMRLNTLEKLYECLKNESPEITVDPEVAKKAVKPIQRMLEISAKLGL
- a CDS encoding alpha-galactosidase, which codes for MKLKSFLFFLLLGSVSILQASDRPLIKIETERTSLIYQVGDNGRLYQKYLGKRLNHDSDIQFLPQGTEAYLTHGMEDYFEPAIHMRHNDNNSSLLLKYVEHSNEPKGDGVNETVITLKDDKYPVTVKLHYIAYGKENVIRTFSEINHQEKKPVILSKYASSMLHLNSSRYFLTEFSGDWAHEANITERELDFGKKVVDTKLGTRANLFVSPFFQLSLGNPSQENAGEVLVGTLGWTGNFRFIFEVDNKNELRIISGINPYASEYKLPANEVFRTPDFYFTYSCQGKGEASRSFHDWARNHQVKKGGETRMTLLNNWEATYFNFDENKLIGLIDEATKLGVDMFLLDDGWFANKYPRSSDRQGLGDWEETADKLPNGIGRLVEESQKKGIKFGLWIEPEMVNPKSELYENHKDWVIHLPNRDEYYFRNQMVLDLSNPKVQDHVFGVVDKLMTKYPGIAFFKWDCNSPITNIYSMYLKENQSHLYIDYVRGLYKVLDRIKAKYPDLPMMLCSGGGGRSDYEALKYFTEFWPSDNTDPIERLFIQWGFSQVFPSKTLCAHVTTWNRGTSIKFRTDVAMMCKLGFDIKLDDMSQSDHLYCVQAVKNYNRLKPVILDGDLYRLVSPYGSNHTSSMYVGKDKKTAVVFAFDIHPRYGEKTLPVRLQGLNSDQMYRVKEINMMSGSSSSLKDNGQLFSGEYLMNVGLNVFTTRQLNSRVIEIKAE
- a CDS encoding DUF4294 domain-containing protein; protein product: MTLFAIVCYSLKTQAQEKQSINGYLVPMCIYNGDTIPCVQLRTVYIFRPLKFKNEKERREYYRLIRNVKKVYPISKEINQAIIETYEYLQTLPNEKARQKHIKRVEKGLKEQYTARMKKLSFAQGKLLIKLIDRQSNQTSYELVKAFMGPFKAGFYQAFAALFGASLKKEYDPQGEDKLTERVVLMVENGQI